Proteins found in one Zea mays cultivar B73 chromosome 1, Zm-B73-REFERENCE-NAM-5.0, whole genome shotgun sequence genomic segment:
- the LOC103644842 gene encoding uncharacterized protein has protein sequence MPAEHQFAYRHNCNGLSIDQMKELETDDVPLHTIEVIHAYWQDKRQKRGMPLIRHFQSAMWKIYEQQLHEWESKVCRMQSSSNGYQEKKLPPKPALFAFCLRPRGLHVPYKGPKQRSHKKLMSTGCHSFSREHDGFYGQGILP, from the exons ATGCCTGCAGAACACCAGTTTGCATATAGACACAACTGTAATGGACTCAGCATTGATCAGATGAAGGAACTGGAGACTGATGATGTACCTCTGCACACTATTGAAGTGATACATGCATATTGGCAAGACAAGAGGCAGAAAAGGGGAATGCCACTTATTCGACATTTTCAG TCGGCTATGTGGAAGATCTACGAACAGCAGCTGCATGAATGGGAATCAAAAGTATGCAGGATGCAGAGTTCATCAAATGGGTACCAAGAAAAGAAATTGCCTCCCAAGCCTGCATTGTTTGCCTTCTGTTTGAGGCCTCGTGGACTCCATGTACCATACAAGGGACCAAAGCAGCGTTCTCATAAGAAGCTTATGTCCACAGGCTGCCATAGCTTTTCAAGAGAGCATGATGGCTTTTACGGGCAAGGTATTCTCCCTTAA